A window from Podospora bellae-mahoneyi strain CBS 112042 chromosome 1 map unlocalized CBS112042p_1, whole genome shotgun sequence encodes these proteins:
- the ACU9 gene encoding Malate synthase, glyoxysomal (COG:H; EggNog:ENOG503NX6Q), with protein sequence MPSTESILQGVNVLGPVSESQKKILTPEALAFLALLQRSFNSTRKALLERRKIRQAELDKGALPDFLPETRHIRENPTWKGAPPAPGLVDRRVEITGPTDRKMVVNALNADVWTYMADFEDSSAPTWDNMINGQVNLYDANRRQVDFKIGNKEYKLRTDKKLPTLIVRPRGWHLEEKHVTVDGEPMSGSLFDFGLYFFHNAFQTVKMGFGPYFYLPKMESHLEARLWNDVFNLAQDYIGMPRGTIRGTVLIETILAAFEMDEIIYELRDHSSGLNCGRWDYIFSVIKKFRQNSNFVLPDRSAVTMTVPFMDAYVKLLIQTCHKRGVHAMGGMAAQIPIKDDPKANEAAMEGVRADKLREVKAGHDGTWVAHPALAGIAVDIFNKHMPTPNQLFVRREDVTIGQNDLLNMNVPGQITEAGIRKNLNIGLGYMEAWIRGVGCVPINYLMEDAATAEVSRSQLWQWVRHGVTTAEGKKVDKQYALKLLKEQTQELASKAPQGNKYGLAAQYFSGQVTGEDYADFLTSLLYNEITSAGPARAAAKL encoded by the exons ATGCCTAGCACCGAGTCCATCCTTCAGGGCGTCAATGTCCTCGGCCCCGTTTCGGAGTCACAAAAGAAGATCCTCACACCGGAAGCTCTTGCTTTCCTGGCCCTTCTCCAGCGGTCATTCAACTCTACTCGCAAGGCTCTCCTTGAGCGCCGCAAGATCCGCCAGGCCGAGCTCGACAAGGGCGCTCTGCCTGACTTCCTTCCCGAGACCAGACACATTCGCGAGAACCCAACATGGAAGGGCGCGCCGCCCGCTCCCGGGCTTGTGGACCGCCGTGTGGAGATCACGGGCCCTACTGACCgcaagatggtggtgaacGCGTTGAACGCTGATGTGTGGACTTACATGGCTGATTTTGAGG ACTCCAGCGCTCCCACATGGGACAACATGATCAACGGCCAGGTCAACCTCTACGACGCCAACCGCCGCCAGGTCGACTTCAAGATCGGCAACAAGGAGTACAAGCTCCGCACTGATAAGAAGCTCCCGACCTTGATCGTCCGCCCCCGTGGCTGGCatctggaggagaagcacgTTACCGTCGACGGCGAGCCCATGTCTGGCTCTCTCTTCGACTTCGGTCTGTACTTCTTCCACAATGCCTTCCAGACCGTCAAGATGGGCTTCGGCCCTTACTTCTACCTTCCCAAGATGGAGTCTCACCTTGAGGCCCGTCTCTGGAACGATGTCTTCAACCTTGCTCAGGACTACATCGGCATGCCCAGAGGCACCATCCGCGGCACCGTCCTCATCGagaccatcctcgccgcctttgAGATGGACGAGATCATCTACGAGCTCCGCGACCACTCTTCCGGCTTGAACTGCGGCAGGTGGGATTACATCTTCTCCGTGATCAAGAAGTTCCGCCAAAACTCCAACTTTGTCCTTCCCGATCGGTCGGCCGTCACCATGACCGTTCCCTTCATGGACGCCTACGTCAAGCTCCTCATCCAGACTTGCCACAAGCGCGGTGTCCACGCCATGGGTGGCATGGCTGCCCAGATTCCCATCAAGGACGACCCCAAGGCCAACGAGGCGGCTATGGAGGGTGTCAGAGCGGACAAGCTCCGCGAGGTCAAGGCCGGCCACGACGGCACCTGGGTTGCTCACCCTGCGCTGGCGGGCATCGCCGTggacatcttcaacaagcaCATGCCCACTCCCAACCAGCTGTTTGTCAGACGGGAGGATGTCACGATTGGTCAGAATGACTTGTTGAACATGAACGTGCCTGGTCAGATTACCGAGGCGGGTATCAGGAAGAACCTGAACATTGGCCTGGGCTACATGGAGGCTTGGATTAGGGGTGTTGGGTGTGTTCCTATTAACTACTTGAT GGAGGACGCCGCCACAGCCGAGGTTTCCCGCTCCCAGCTCTGGCAGTGGGTGCGCCACGgcgtcaccaccgccgagggcaagaaggttgACAAGCAGTACgccctcaagctcctcaaggaGCAGACCCAGGAGCTCGCCAGCAAGGCTCCTCAGGGCAACAAGTATGGTCTTGCGGCCCAGTACTTTTCCGGTCAGGTCACCGGTGAGGACTATGCTGATTTCTTGACGAGCCTGCTGTACAATGAGATCACCTCTGCTGGTCCGGCGAGAGCGGCTGCTAAGTTGTaa
- the FUM1 gene encoding fumarase fum1 (EggNog:ENOG503NTY2; COG:C), translating into MLRSVRIAGPAARASLAVPRTASRSLSTCLKATAGPISSLSNSQTANLPIRHQRPFHSSAARMSANTRTESDAFGEIQVPADKYWGAQTERSLENFKINQPQDRMPPPIVKAFGILKGAAATVNMRYGLDPEIGKAIQQAAKEVADLKLLDHFPLVVWQTGSGTQSNMNANEVISNRAIEILGGKMGSKKPVHPNDHVNRSASSNDTFPTVMHIAAVLEFENTLLPALKSLRDALQAKVEEFEAKKIIKIGRTHLQDATPLTLAQEFSGYVAQLDFGIKRVESSLPDLRLLAQGGTAVGTGINTFEGFAEAIAEEVSKMTGTEFKTAPNKFEALAAHDAVVQAHGSLNTLAASLSKIAQDIRYLGSGPRCGLGELNLPENEPGSSIMPGKVNPTQCEALTMVCAQVMGNQVACTIGGMNGQFELNVYKPLIIRNLLHSIRILADGMKSFEKNLVVGLSANEKKIASIMKESLMLVTCLNPKIGYDMASKVAKNAHKKGLTLKESAMELNALTEEEFDTLVRPELMVGPSPYKG; encoded by the exons ATGCTTCGATCGGTTCGCATTGCCGGGCCCGCAGCCCGCGCCAGCCTTGCGGTGCCGAGGACAGCCAGCCGGTCGCTGAGCACATGTCTCAAGGCGACGGCCGGTCCCATTTCGTCACTTTCCAACAGCCAaaccgccaacctccccatccgccacCAGAGACCCTTCCACAGTAGTGCCGCGAGAATGTCGGCCAACACCAGAACCGAGAGCGATGCCTTTGGCGAGATCCAGGTCCCGGCCGACAAGTACTGGGGCGCTCAGACTGAGCGTTCCCTCGAGAACTTCAAGATCAACCAGCCCCAGGACCGCATGCCCCCGCCTATCGTCAAGGCGTTCGGTATCCTCAAGGGTGCTGCGGCGACGGTGAACATGCGCTATGGCCTTG ATCCTGAGATCGGCAAGGCCATTCAGCAGGCCGCGAAGGAGGTTGCTGacctcaagctcctcgaccACTTCCCCCTCGTCGTCTGGCAGACCGGCTCCGGCACTCAGTCCAACATGAACGCCAACGAGGTCATCAGCAACAGAGCCATCGAGATTCTGGGCGGCAAGATGGGCTCCAAGAAGCCTGTGCACCCCAACGACCACGTCAACCGCTCGGCTTCGTCCAACGACACCTTCCCCACCGTCATGCACATTGCTGCTGTGCTCGAGTTTGagaacaccctcctccctgcGCTCAAGAGCCTTCGCGATGCGCTCCAggccaaggttgaggagttcgaggccaagaagatcaTCAAGATTGGCCGCACCCATCTCCAGGATGCCACTCCCCTGACCCTCGCTCAGGAGTTCAGCGGCTATGTTGCCCAGCTCGACTTCGGCATCAAGCGCGTCGAGTCTtccctccccgacctccgcctcctcgcccaggGCGGCACCGCCGTCGGCACCGGCATCAACACCTTCGAGGGCTTCGCCGAGGCCATCGCCGAGGAGGTTTCCAAGATGACCGGCACCGAGTTCAAGACCGCCCCCAACAAGTTCGAGGCGCTCGCTGCCCACGACGCCGTCGTCCAGGCCCACGGCagcctcaacaccctcgctGCCTCGCTCAGCAAGATTGCTCAGGACATCCGCTACCTCGGCAGCGGTCCCCGTTGCGGTCTCGGCGAGCTCAACCTCCCTGAGAACGAGCCCGGTTCGTCCATCATGCCCGGCAAGGTCAACCCCACCCAGTGCGAGGCCCTCACCATGGTCTGCGCTCAGGTTATGGGTAACCAGGTTGCTTGCACCATCGGCGGCATGAACGGCCAGTTCGAGCTCAACGTGTACAAGCCCCTGATTATCCGCAACCTCCTTCACAGCATCCGCATCCTGGCCGACGGCATGAAGAGCTTTGAGAAGAACCTTGTTGTCGGCCTCTCTGCcaacgagaagaagattgccAGCATCATGAAGGAGTC CCTCATGTTGGTTACCTGCCTCAACCCCAAGATTGGCTATGACATGGCGAGCAAGGTCGCCAAGAACGCCCACAAGAAGGGCCTGACCCTCAAGGAGTCCGCCATGGAGCTCAACGCCCtcaccgaggaggagtttgacaCCCTCGTCAGACCCGAGCTCATGGTTGGCCCTTCCCCCTACAAGGGTTAA
- the GIN4 gene encoding serine/threonine-protein kinase gin4 (EggNog:ENOG503NW2V; COG:D), whose protein sequence is MDRHSNSRHGRQPLADTTKRVNNATVVSTARSHHKGNDENYVLRSKKVVRGSSTSVVAGTSHQVERQTKGTSDRPVAVERPAPVSQHLSAVSQEVDLEAARRISQFSNVSSNASTTRQLKTHIGPWQLGKTLGKGTSARVRLARHRVTGQLVAIKILSKSTAFINQSGSLANLDRLEHRTPQTDAEGGLRRMPIAIEREIAVLKLIEHPNIIKLLDIWENRSEIYMVTEFVEKGDMFEFIRSVGALREWEVVFYFRQIMSALDYCHSLNICHRDLKPENILLHSSGQVKIADFGMAALQQSQHHQLTTACGSPHYAAPELLRHQAYKGSAVDIWSMGVILFVMLAGYLPFDDDDLGVMIQKAKRAEYRMPPHLSREAQDLIRRMLVPQPANRITMAQMWQHPLILKYPDIPQCFEWEQRQQSGLQKRNVSPIPEAEVDIQILRQLKALWHAYPEAELKLKLAQEKPNDQKLFYHLLYNHREVQLENYNNNVPISKSDYHHLKPPNWGKRISTCEFTQPGRYGQKRAVSKFTVISNVPGKADKDETGTIRSYDPYNASRVFHSAPYASHAKIIIHRNGSQDGIGRSPTTVSHSYRSYRSKGGSVRHQLRTPSQRTATTAGRLRTPRGSMGSIHSHHSTPRVRVSSRLSRRGVDFSAVRKGQKYQGSRHGSVAAPASIAGDNTTYDRDAYSPRKATKTPRPTTTVSMADVNNNKKEERVLWGEELKQFHTSIARDIDEAFGSSLLVSAPSETLLQSREASHLSFSLADSSFAQMSQSSLAGPRSFASNQREYSRPLPPVPSQSTVSPLSIRKQSLEVAPVTHKVSLLDPGSSIHLPDRRVVSDPIHNRSVKTVNPLPSIYESSPEAVPAETPVRVKNRGLDYLSRAENTIRVVNSPTAVEGGDLAAVPRPLNVRKLSLHPTKNERPTTVQESRRHASYSGHQPTRSVDNTENGVGAQPKNRVSSWFKRASKDGNSPAVTPTTGTFPQHGEEYAGSEASGPPSRPVSYSIDEPAASRAQKKKAFGLSFWKSNKDGPKMSIGGEKKTLCYVFSCDMLTLLAMIDSEFEDVHVHEDGRSQKRSKEKHNSMAAQSVWSESDGGGRKIEVQQNWLARLFRVKPAMRYLCFAIPKRRARQEMAILLRDWRKYGIKDIEVDKERNIIFARVAAKNYLNLKEVSFAIELMTVIEHGKRNQLCIARFTQEKGAASSFHKVVEAISTAFDNRALMVTDKRKISMMIKTLNS, encoded by the exons ATGGATAGGCACAGCAACTCGCGACATGGCCGCCAGCCGCTCGCTGACACGACCAAGCGAGTCAACAATGCAACAGTCGTCAGCACGGCGCGTTCCCATCACAAAGGCAATGATGAGAATTACGTATTGAGGTCCAAGAAGGTTGTCAGAGGCTCGTCAACATCTGTTGTCGCCGGTACAAGTCATCAAGTCGAGCGTCAGACGAAAGGCACATCAGATCGACCAGTTGCAGTAGAACGCCCTGCGCCAGTCAGTCAGCATCTTTCAGCTGTTTCTCAGGAAGTCGACCTCGAAGCCGCCCGGCGCATCTCTCAATTTTCCAATGTTTCTTCCAATGCCTCCACCACAAGACAGCTCAAGACACACATTGGACCTTGGCAGCTGGGCAAGACATTAGGCAAGGGGACTTCGGCGCGTGTTCGTCTCGCACGTCACCGTGTTACTGGCCAATTGGTGGCCATCAAGATTTTGTCCAAAAGCAccgccttcatcaaccagTCGGGTAGTCTGGCCAATCTTGACCGGCTCGAACATCGAACTCCCCAAACCGATGCGGAAGGCGGTCTTCGTCGAATGCCGATAGCTATCGAGCGCGAAATTGCCGTCCTTAAGCTCATCGAGCATCCAAACATTATCAAACTGCTTGACATTTGGGAGAACAGGTCGGAGAT CTACATGGTCACCGAATTTGTTGAAAAAGGCGACATGTTTGAGTTTATCCGCTCCGTTGGTGCTCTACGTGAATGGGAGGTCGTCTTTTACTTCCGCCAGATCATGAGTGCGCTGGATTACTGCCATTCATTGAACATCTGCCACCGAGATCTGAAGCCGGAGAACATTCTGCTTCACAGCAGTGGTCAGGTCAAAATTGCAGACTTTGGGATGGCGGCTTTGCAACAAAGCCAACACCATCAGCTCACAACGGCCTGTGGAAGTCCTCACTATGCGGCTCCGGAGTTGCTTCGACACCAGGCCTACAAAGGCTCAGCGGTCGACATTTGGAGCATGGGCGTCATCCTGTTCGTCATGCTTGCTGGCTATTTGCCGtttgatgacgacgaccttGGTGTCATGATTCAAAAGGCCAAACGCGCCGAGTACCGCATGCCCCCGCATTTGAGCAGGGAAGCTCAGGATCTGATCCGGAGGATGCTGGTGCCCCAGCCTGCGAATCGTATTACCATGGCCCAGATGTGGCAACACCCGCTCATCCTCAAGTACCCCGATATTCCGCAATGCTTCGAGTGGGAACAGCGCCAGCAATCAGGTTTGCAGAAACGCAATGTCTCGCCCATCCctgaggcggaggtggacATTCAGATTCTGAGACAGCTCAAGGCGCTCTGGCACGCGTACCCCGAAGCtgagctcaagctcaagtTGGCCCAGGAAAA ACCGAACGATCAGAAACTGTTCTATCACCTGCTCTATAATCACCGTGAAGTCCAGTTGGaaaactacaacaacaacgtaCCCATCTCGAAGAGCGATTATCATCACCTCAAGCCTCCCAACTGGGGCAAACGCATCTCCACTTGCGAGTTTACCCAGCCAGGGCGATACGGTCAGAAACGAGCAGTGTCAAAGTTCACAGTCATCTCGAATGTGCCGGGGAAAGCAGACAAGGACGAAACGGGCACAATACGCAGCTATGATCCTTACAATGCGTCCCGGGTGTTCCATTCTGCCCCGTACGCCAGTCACGCCAAGATTATAATTCACCGCAATGGCTCTCAGGATGGCATCGGACGTTCTCCCACCACTGTCTCGCACTCGTATCGTTCATACAGGTCCAAGGGTGGTTCGGTGCGACACCAGCTTCGAACCCCTTCGCAACGGACCGCGACAACAGCCGGTCGTCTGCGGACCCCTCGGGGCTCCATGGGCTCAATTCATAGCCACCACAGCACCCCGAGAGTTCGTGTCAGCAGCAGGCTCTCCAGGCGTGGGGTTGACTTCTCAGCAGTCCGCAAAGGTCAGAAGTATCAGGGAAGCCGACATGGTTCTGTGGCTGCCCCAGCTAGCATTGCGGGCGACAACACGACATACGACCGCGATGCCTACTCGCCACGGAAAGCCACCAAGACCCCAAGGCCTACGACCACCGTGTCTATGGCTgacgtcaacaacaacaagaaggaggagagggtgctTTGGGGCGAGGAACTCAAACAGTTTCATACCTCGATTGCCCGAGACATTGACGAAGCCTTCGGTAGCTCACTCCTCGTGTCAGCGCCCAGCGAGACGTTACTTCAGAGCCGTGAAGCCAGCCACTTGAGCTTTTCTTTGGCTGATTCGTCTTTTGCGCAAATGTCGCAGTCGTCGCTTGCTGGTCCGCGCTCGTTTGCGAGTAATCAGCGAGAGTATAGTAGACCATTGCCTCCAGTTCCGTCCCAATCCACCGTCTCTCCTCTGTCAATCCGCAAGCAGAGTCTGGAGGTTGCGCCTGTAACGCATAAAGTCTCACTCCTTGACCCTGGCTCAAGCATTCATCTTCCTGATCGTCGGGTGGTGTCAGATCCGATTCACAACCGCTCAGTGAAGACAGTCAACCCGCTTCCATCTATTTATGAGAGCAGCCCGGAGGCTGTCCCTGCAGAAACCCCAGTTCGTGTTAAGAACAGAGGGCTGGATTATTTGTCCCGGGCTGAGAACACCATTCGGGTGGTGAACTCGCCAACGGCGGTAGAAGGTGGCGATCTGGCTGCGGTTCCGCGGCCGCTCAACGTCCGCAAGCTATCTCTCCATCCAACCAAGAACGAACGCCCTACCACTGTTCAGGAGTCACGAAGACATGCATCCTACTCGGGTCATCAACCGACCCGCTCGGTTGACAATACAGAGAATGGCGTTGGTGCGCAGCCCAAGAACAGGGTGTCATCTTGGTTCAAACGCGCCTCCAAGGATGGAAACAGCCCCGCCGTTACCCCCACCACCGGGACGTTCCCCCAGCACGGCGAGGAATACGCCGGTTCGGAGGCTAGCGGGCCGCCCAGCAGGCCTGTCTCGTATTCCATCGACGAGCCTGCGGCATCGCGCgctcagaagaagaaggcgttTGGTTTGTCGTTCTGGAAGAGCAACAAGGATGGGCCGAAGATGTCTATTGGAggtgagaagaagacgctGTGCTATGTCTTCAGCTGTGACATGCTAACTTTGCTTGCCATGATAGATTCCGAGTTTGAAGATGTGCACGTCCACGAAGACGGCAGGTCTCAGAAGAGATCTAAGGAGAAGCACAACAGTATGGCCGCTCAAAGTGTCTGGTCTGAGAGCGATGGGGGTGGCCGTAAGATTGAGGTGCAGCAGAACTGGCTGGCACGGCTATTCAGGGTCAAGCCGGCCATGCGATATCTTTGCTTTGCCATCCCCAAGCGGCGCGCGCGTCAGGAGATGGCGATCTTGCTTCGTGACTGGCGCAAGTATGGCATCAAGGATATCGAGGTTGACAAGGAGCGCAACATCATCTTTGCCCGTGTCGCTGCCAAGAACT ATCTCAACCTCAAGGAAGTATCTTTTGCCATTGAGCTCATGACCGTCATTGAGCACGGGAAGCGAAACCAGCTCTGCATTGCTCGGTTCACACAAGAGAAGGGTGCCGCCAGCAGCTTCcacaaggtggtggaggccaTCAGCACTGCTTTCGATAACCGGGCTCTCATGGTTACCGACAAGCGGAAGATCAGTATGATGATCAAGACGCTCAACTCCTAA